The Methylobacterium currus genome contains a region encoding:
- the pdeM gene encoding ligase-associated DNA damage response endonuclease PdeM: protein MALPLKLEKTHKTPGVTLAGETLALDLSGGLWLPEHRMLVVSDLHLEKGSAYAARSGQFLPPYDTRETLASLHEAVARLDPTCVVCLGDSFHDAQGPGRLDVADRALIAALQEGRDWVWISGNHDRAVQDGIGGRFADTLTVGGLTLRHEPAASPETGEVAGHFHPVGKVAMRGRAVRRRCFVLDGTRLVMPAFGSLTGGLNVRDKTFDELFPGGFTAHLIGDGRVFAIARTMLTRE, encoded by the coding sequence GTGGCGCTGCCGCTGAAGCTCGAGAAGACCCACAAGACCCCCGGCGTGACGCTCGCCGGAGAGACCCTCGCCCTCGATCTCAGCGGCGGATTGTGGCTACCGGAGCACCGCATGCTGGTGGTCTCCGACCTGCACCTGGAGAAGGGCTCGGCGTACGCTGCCCGCTCGGGCCAGTTCCTGCCGCCCTACGACACCCGGGAGACGCTGGCGTCCTTGCACGAGGCGGTGGCCCGCCTCGATCCGACATGTGTCGTGTGCCTCGGCGATTCCTTCCACGACGCGCAGGGGCCCGGCCGCCTCGACGTGGCCGACCGCGCCTTGATCGCCGCCCTGCAGGAGGGCCGCGACTGGGTCTGGATCTCCGGCAACCACGACCGGGCGGTGCAGGACGGCATCGGCGGCCGCTTCGCCGACACGCTGACGGTCGGCGGACTGACGCTCCGGCACGAGCCCGCCGCGAGCCCTGAGACCGGCGAGGTCGCCGGCCACTTCCACCCGGTCGGCAAGGTGGCGATGCGCGGCCGCGCCGTGCGCCGGCGCTGCTTCGTCCTCGACGGCACCCGTCTGGTGATGCCGGCCTTCGGTTCGCTGACCGGCGGGCTCAACGTGCGGGACAAGACCTTCGACGAGCTGTTTCCAGGCGGCTTCACCGCGCATCTGATCGGGGATGGGCGGGTTTTTGCGATCGCCCGCACGATGCTGACGCGGGAGTGA
- a CDS encoding DUF3429 domain-containing protein, which produces MPRTPSLAALVLGGAGLIPFLGLGALVILGQSLFGLAPRPLLAAYGAVIASFLGGLRWGAAAASPEGKAVDYAVSVVPSLIAWAALFAPAPWDLRALGALVLAWGLVDQDLPRRGLVPAWLGRLRMVLSGVAGLALLAAGFLGPVS; this is translated from the coding sequence ATGCCCCGCACCCCATCCCTTGCCGCCCTGGTCCTCGGCGGCGCGGGATTGATCCCGTTCCTGGGCCTCGGCGCCCTGGTGATCCTCGGCCAGTCGCTCTTCGGCTTGGCGCCGCGCCCGCTCCTTGCGGCCTATGGCGCCGTCATCGCGTCGTTCCTCGGCGGCCTGCGCTGGGGCGCGGCCGCCGCCTCGCCGGAGGGGAAGGCCGTCGACTACGCCGTCTCGGTCGTGCCGTCGCTCATCGCCTGGGCGGCCCTGTTCGCCCCCGCGCCCTGGGATCTGCGGGCGCTCGGCGCCCTGGTCCTGGCCTGGGGCCTCGTCGACCAGGACCTGCCGCGGCGCGGGCTGGTACCGGCGTGGCTCGGCCGGTTGCGGATGGTCTTGTCGGGGGTGGCCGGCTTGGCGTTGTTGGCGGCGGGGTTTTTGGGACCTGTTTCGTAG
- a CDS encoding TIGR02186 family protein, giving the protein MRAVPAQAGALMRAVPAQAGAPMRAVAAHAGAPTRALLAFLLFCTAVEPGQAESLVVSLSFSRLAVTSTYAGTSVAVFGAIERDGQAGARSGGYDVAVTIRGPRQALTVREKEALGPVWVNRGQQKFAEVPSFLAVLSSRPLAQIADEATRRRLRLGLGAIVAAPDLTLAAPAPNDPFREALLRLRRRERLFTEAEAGVRFLSPTVFRATAPLPATAPVGPYDVEVVLLAGGVPLARHEARFDLVKSGIEQGIATLARDWSLAYGLAAGALALISGWLASVIFRRD; this is encoded by the coding sequence ATGCGCGCCGTCCCTGCCCAAGCCGGCGCGCTGATGCGCGCCGTCCCTGCCCAAGCCGGCGCGCCGATGCGCGCCGTCGCTGCCCATGCCGGCGCGCCGACGCGCGCCCTGCTCGCTTTTCTCCTCTTCTGTACGGCTGTCGAACCGGGACAGGCGGAATCCCTGGTGGTCAGCCTGTCCTTCAGCCGGCTCGCCGTCACCTCGACCTATGCGGGGACCTCGGTCGCGGTGTTCGGCGCCATCGAGCGCGACGGGCAGGCGGGGGCGCGCTCCGGCGGCTACGACGTGGCGGTGACGATCCGGGGTCCGCGCCAGGCCCTCACCGTGCGCGAGAAGGAGGCGCTCGGGCCGGTCTGGGTCAATCGCGGGCAGCAGAAATTCGCCGAGGTGCCGAGCTTCCTGGCGGTCCTGTCCTCCCGCCCCCTGGCGCAGATCGCCGACGAGGCGACGCGGCGGCGCCTGCGGCTCGGACTCGGCGCCATCGTGGCCGCTCCCGACCTGACCCTGGCGGCCCCGGCGCCCAACGATCCCTTCCGCGAGGCCCTGCTGCGCCTGCGCCGGCGCGAGCGCCTGTTCACCGAGGCCGAGGCGGGGGTGCGGTTCCTGTCGCCCACGGTCTTCCGCGCGACCGCGCCGCTGCCCGCGACCGCGCCGGTCGGTCCTTACGACGTCGAGGTGGTGCTGCTCGCCGGCGGCGTGCCGCTCGCGCGGCACGAGGCGCGGTTCGACCTCGTCAAGTCGGGCATCGAGCAGGGCATCGCGACGTTGGCCCGCGACTGGTCGCTGGCCTACGGGCTTGCCGCCGGCGCGCTGGCACTCATCTCCGGCTGGCTCGCCAGCGTGATCTTCCGGAGAGACTGA
- a CDS encoding sulfite exporter TauE/SafE family protein, whose amino-acid sequence MQIYLPIAEMPVSVLLLIGLGAAVGFVSGLFGIGGGFLMTPILIVMGIPPAIAVATQTAPIAASSATSVLAALRRNALDLRLGLVLVLGGFAGTSLGVWFFAAMRRAGQLDLVITVAYVTLFTVVGGLMLSDSVRSAWARHRGRPRPARLGGDHAAYMAWPLRMRFPRSRLYASVIPILGLASFVGFAGAVLGIGGGFILVPALLYLMRVPTGVVVGTSQFQIVCTSVVALVLHAVQNQAVDIVLAVILIVGGVFGAQFGARAGRNLRSEYFRFLLAILVLAVGLRFAVELGLRPEEPFSIVVQEAR is encoded by the coding sequence TTGCAGATCTACCTTCCGATCGCCGAGATGCCGGTCAGCGTCCTGCTCCTCATCGGGCTCGGCGCGGCGGTCGGCTTCGTCTCGGGGCTGTTCGGTATCGGCGGCGGCTTCCTGATGACGCCGATCCTGATCGTGATGGGAATCCCGCCGGCCATCGCCGTCGCGACCCAGACCGCCCCGATCGCCGCCTCCTCGGCCACCAGCGTCCTGGCGGCGCTCCGGCGCAACGCCCTCGACCTGCGCCTCGGCCTCGTCCTGGTGCTGGGCGGCTTCGCCGGCACCAGCCTCGGCGTCTGGTTCTTCGCCGCCATGCGGCGGGCCGGGCAGCTCGATCTCGTCATCACGGTCGCCTACGTCACCTTGTTCACGGTCGTGGGCGGGCTGATGCTGTCGGATTCCGTGCGCAGCGCCTGGGCGCGCCACCGCGGCCGGCCCCGCCCCGCGCGGCTCGGCGGCGACCACGCCGCCTACATGGCCTGGCCGCTGCGGATGCGGTTTCCCCGCTCGCGCCTCTATGCCAGCGTGATCCCGATCCTCGGCCTCGCTTCGTTCGTGGGCTTCGCGGGCGCCGTCCTCGGCATCGGCGGCGGCTTCATCCTGGTCCCGGCGCTCCTCTACCTGATGCGGGTGCCGACCGGGGTGGTGGTCGGCACCTCGCAGTTCCAGATCGTCTGCACCAGCGTCGTCGCGCTGGTGCTGCACGCGGTGCAGAACCAGGCGGTCGACATCGTGCTGGCGGTGATCCTGATCGTCGGCGGGGTGTTCGGGGCGCAGTTCGGGGCGCGGGCCGGGCGCAACCTGCGCTCGGAGTACTTTCGATTTCTCCTCGCCATCCTGGTCCTGGCCGTGGGCCTGCGCTTCGCGGTCGAGCTGGGCTTGCGGCCCGAGGAGCCGTTCTCGATCGTGGTCCAGGAGGCGCGCTGA
- a CDS encoding tetratricopeptide repeat protein — protein sequence MRRTAPTLDAFDPELREAAREAARRAGLSVDEWLAEAISEGSARAGVRQQTRRAAGPRRTRHDGFQAQGFPDPGSEGRRPDRNRPHEAPRAQRARHAGVPASEPPLLQSSPVQASSVQASSVQTSSVQASPALAAPVSAAASPSAPPPTVDAQLIEAVAAIGRRLDAIDRRISESREAAAEALAKTVQDPKATPGKVAQGDEARAAEHEPIPHEGAARPAGRRARPAPNSLAAAVAEIRQRQQQLDGGQPEADQEILVDGLRRDLARVMETAEAAADKLSPAIAGLQAETSRLRESIGTLATSGDLMTLEQAVRTLSDEVQRARDPADLVAVAGPIDLMRVQVGRLAEDVAANVHARVAQDVERLAQQVGGALDGTAGADRAGLADRDAIAKLFGELEEIRGRLAALAEPARVQNLARSVDELTETVTRLGNGMLDSPALMNELRPLLEEIREGVRAPGADAPALAQGIADLDRKLDDLRAERRERPDAAGDILGRIDALSAKVDQVAAVSTVGDVMDRLEQIGEALRQPALPSSDLASIHGMLRSLADKLDRVGQGAGGETLDGLERQVLALASRIDTRGSDPALAGLERTMGDLLAQVALLRDEAPIQAAAERAARSVADSIGAERKGAESEGLGGLQAVLADMRAQQAASDKRLQATMEGVHSALEQLVARLTHLDGDRRSEAAPAAAAPRTARTLRDSLRETTAPVPEPRPARRPEAPRAGPPSPADEMIEPGALRPRQARAEVAPAPEPPAGDIKASFIAAARRAAQAAAAEAAGTGQAAPTAERDVEARGSLVERLRAAIERRRRPLLLGIAAIVLALGTLQALQSARTSAPTVSREATAPVDPATTQATGASALPKGTPPVVAPAATASADAKPAEAKGPETKGPETKMSDIKAAEAKPSPAKPESSLQKGVETGPSETAKPALAARPATPRVTDMASLSHDLAGIPAGAASLRQAALEGDGAAIYELASRAVDGRGLPRDTALAAKLFDRLAGAGYAPAQYRLGSQYEKGLGLVRDQDKARLWYGRAAIQGHVRAMHNLAVMLAESGAAGGKPDYTSAATWFRKAAEYGVRDSQYNLAVLLARGLGVTQDLSQAYGWFAAAAAQGDDDAGRKRDEVAAKLAPKDLAAARSAAEAWKAKVPDPAVNDPPAARVETAAAPGAMSLIGAPPPLSVGKGMGTGKV from the coding sequence ATGAGACGGACCGCTCCCACACTCGATGCATTCGATCCGGAGCTACGCGAGGCCGCCCGCGAGGCTGCCCGCCGCGCCGGATTGTCGGTCGACGAGTGGCTGGCCGAGGCGATCAGCGAGGGCTCGGCCCGAGCGGGTGTGCGCCAGCAGACGCGCCGCGCCGCCGGTCCCCGTCGCACACGGCATGATGGTTTCCAGGCACAGGGCTTCCCGGATCCCGGGAGCGAGGGCCGGCGGCCGGACCGGAACCGGCCGCACGAGGCGCCCCGGGCGCAGCGGGCGCGCCACGCAGGGGTGCCGGCATCCGAGCCCCCCCTTCTCCAATCCTCGCCGGTCCAAGCCTCCTCGGTCCAAGCCTCCTCGGTCCAAACCTCCTCGGTCCAGGCCTCGCCGGCCCTGGCCGCGCCGGTCTCGGCTGCCGCGAGCCCGTCAGCCCCGCCGCCGACCGTCGATGCCCAGCTGATCGAGGCTGTCGCCGCGATCGGCCGTCGCCTCGACGCGATCGACCGTCGCATCAGCGAGAGCCGCGAGGCTGCCGCCGAAGCCCTCGCCAAGACCGTGCAGGATCCGAAGGCGACCCCCGGCAAGGTGGCGCAGGGTGACGAGGCCCGCGCCGCCGAGCACGAGCCCATCCCGCATGAGGGTGCGGCGCGGCCGGCCGGCCGCCGCGCCCGCCCGGCGCCCAACAGCCTCGCCGCCGCCGTGGCGGAGATCCGCCAGCGCCAGCAGCAGCTCGACGGCGGCCAACCCGAGGCGGATCAGGAGATCCTGGTCGACGGCCTGCGGCGGGACCTGGCCCGGGTGATGGAGACGGCCGAGGCCGCCGCCGACAAGCTCTCTCCGGCGATCGCCGGGCTGCAGGCCGAGACCTCGCGCCTGCGCGAATCGATCGGCACGCTCGCCACGAGCGGCGACCTCATGACCCTGGAGCAGGCGGTCCGCACGCTGTCCGACGAGGTGCAGCGGGCCCGCGACCCGGCCGATCTCGTCGCCGTCGCCGGACCGATCGACCTGATGCGGGTCCAGGTCGGCCGCCTCGCGGAGGACGTGGCCGCCAACGTGCACGCCCGGGTGGCGCAGGATGTGGAGCGCCTGGCGCAGCAGGTGGGCGGAGCCCTCGACGGGACGGCGGGGGCCGACCGGGCCGGGCTCGCCGACCGTGACGCGATCGCCAAGCTGTTCGGCGAGCTCGAGGAGATCCGCGGCCGGCTCGCGGCCCTCGCCGAGCCGGCCCGGGTGCAGAACCTCGCCCGGTCGGTCGACGAACTCACCGAGACCGTGACCCGGCTCGGCAACGGCATGCTCGACAGCCCGGCCCTGATGAACGAGCTGCGGCCTCTCCTGGAGGAGATCCGCGAGGGCGTTCGCGCCCCGGGCGCCGACGCCCCCGCCCTGGCTCAGGGCATCGCCGATCTCGACCGCAAGCTCGACGACCTGCGCGCCGAACGGCGCGAGCGGCCGGACGCCGCCGGCGACATCCTCGGCCGCATCGATGCCCTGTCGGCCAAGGTCGACCAGGTCGCGGCGGTCAGCACCGTCGGCGACGTGATGGACCGGCTGGAGCAGATCGGCGAGGCCCTGCGCCAGCCGGCGCTGCCGAGCAGCGACCTCGCGTCGATCCACGGCATGCTGCGCAGCCTCGCCGACAAGCTCGACCGGGTCGGGCAGGGGGCGGGTGGCGAGACCCTGGACGGCCTCGAGCGCCAAGTCCTGGCGCTGGCGAGCCGCATCGACACCCGCGGCAGCGATCCGGCCCTGGCGGGTCTGGAGCGTACCATGGGCGACCTCCTGGCCCAGGTCGCGCTCCTGCGCGACGAGGCGCCGATCCAGGCCGCGGCGGAGCGCGCCGCCCGCAGCGTCGCCGATTCGATCGGGGCCGAGCGCAAGGGCGCGGAATCCGAGGGCCTGGGCGGGCTGCAGGCCGTCCTGGCCGACATGCGGGCGCAGCAGGCGGCCTCCGACAAGCGCCTCCAGGCGACCATGGAGGGCGTGCATTCCGCCCTCGAGCAGCTGGTCGCCCGGCTGACCCATCTCGACGGCGACCGCCGGAGCGAGGCGGCTCCGGCCGCTGCGGCGCCCCGCACCGCCCGGACCCTGCGCGATTCCTTGCGCGAGACCACCGCCCCGGTGCCGGAGCCGCGTCCGGCCCGGCGGCCCGAGGCGCCCCGGGCCGGGCCGCCGAGCCCGGCCGACGAGATGATCGAGCCCGGCGCGCTCCGTCCGCGCCAGGCGCGTGCCGAGGTCGCCCCCGCGCCGGAGCCGCCGGCCGGCGACATCAAGGCGAGCTTCATCGCGGCGGCCCGCCGCGCCGCCCAGGCCGCAGCGGCCGAGGCCGCCGGCACCGGCCAGGCCGCCCCCACCGCCGAGCGCGACGTCGAGGCCCGGGGCAGCCTGGTCGAGCGGCTGCGGGCCGCGATCGAGCGCCGCCGCCGGCCGCTGCTCCTCGGCATCGCGGCGATCGTGCTGGCGCTCGGCACGCTGCAGGCGCTTCAGAGCGCGCGGACCAGCGCCCCGACCGTCTCCCGCGAGGCCACGGCGCCGGTCGATCCGGCGACGACCCAGGCCACCGGCGCGTCAGCTCTTCCCAAGGGCACGCCCCCGGTCGTGGCGCCCGCGGCGACGGCGTCGGCCGACGCGAAGCCGGCCGAGGCCAAGGGCCCCGAGACCAAGGGCCCCGAGACCAAGATGTCCGATATCAAGGCCGCGGAGGCGAAGCCGTCCCCTGCCAAGCCCGAATCGTCTCTCCAGAAGGGTGTGGAGACCGGTCCCTCGGAGACTGCCAAGCCCGCCCTCGCGGCCCGGCCGGCGACGCCGCGGGTGACCGACATGGCGTCCCTGAGCCACGATCTCGCCGGCATTCCGGCGGGCGCCGCGTCCTTGCGGCAGGCGGCCCTGGAGGGCGACGGCGCCGCGATCTACGAGCTCGCCAGCCGGGCCGTCGACGGCCGCGGCCTGCCGCGGGATACCGCGCTCGCCGCCAAGCTGTTCGACCGCCTGGCCGGGGCCGGCTACGCCCCGGCGCAGTACCGCCTCGGCAGCCAGTACGAGAAGGGCCTCGGCCTGGTCCGCGACCAGGACAAGGCGCGGCTCTGGTACGGCCGCGCGGCGATCCAGGGCCATGTCCGGGCGATGCACAACCTCGCGGTGATGCTGGCCGAGTCCGGCGCCGCCGGCGGCAAGCCCGACTACACGTCCGCGGCGACCTGGTTCCGCAAAGCCGCCGAATACGGGGTGCGCGACAGCCAGTACAACCTCGCGGTCCTGCTCGCCCGGGGCCTCGGCGTCACCCAGGATCTGTCGCAGGCCTATGGCTGGTTCGCGGCGGCCGCCGCGCAGGGCGACGACGATGCCGGCCGCAAGCGCGACGAGGTGGCGGCCAAGCTGGCGCCGAAGGATCTGGCCGCGGCCCGCAGCGCGGCCGAGGCCTGGAAGGCGAAGGTCCCCGACCCGGCGGTGAACGATCCGCCGGCCGCCCGCGTCGAGACCGCGGCGGCCCCGGGTGCCATGTCGCTGATCGGGGCGCCGCCGCCCCTGAGCGTCGGCAAGGGGATGGGCACCGGCAAGGTGTAG
- a CDS encoding MerR family transcriptional regulator, whose amino-acid sequence MAYDRQTESSRGAPARSSGSASRPGRPSGRSTAPATLTIGDLAEEFGVTLRALRFYEAKGLLHPQRRGTTRLYTEDDRSRLATILRGKELGFTLREIAAMVDGDELAEAGTGATLALSPAQVAEQITHLENQKAEIERALEALRGYGKPVASA is encoded by the coding sequence ATGGCTTATGATCGGCAGACCGAGAGCAGCAGAGGAGCGCCCGCCCGCTCCAGCGGGTCGGCGTCTCGCCCCGGCCGGCCGTCCGGCCGCTCGACGGCACCGGCGACGCTCACCATCGGCGACCTCGCCGAGGAGTTCGGCGTAACATTGCGGGCGCTGCGCTTCTATGAGGCGAAGGGTCTCCTGCATCCCCAGCGCCGCGGCACGACCCGGCTCTACACCGAGGACGACCGCTCGCGCCTCGCCACCATCCTGCGCGGCAAGGAGCTCGGCTTCACCCTGCGGGAGATCGCCGCGATGGTCGACGGCGACGAGCTCGCCGAGGCCGGCACCGGCGCGACCCTCGCCCTGTCCCCGGCCCAGGTCGCCGAGCAGATCACCCATCTGGAGAACCAGAAGGCGGAGATCGAGCGGGCGCTCGAGGCGCTGCGGGGCTACGGCAAGCCCGTCGCGAGCGCCTGA
- a CDS encoding acyl-CoA dehydrogenase C-terminal domain-containing protein: MPSYKAPVEDVLFLLNDVFGIARYSNLPGFAEATPDVVEAVIAEGAKLCEEVLAPLNRVGDLEGCTRHPDGSVTTPKGFKAGYDAYAGGGWMGLSMPAEYGGQGLPHTLNSVMQEFVSGANTALGMYPGLTQGAMAALLVHGSEEQKRTYLPKMIEGIWTGTMNLTEPHCGTDLGLLKTKAVPNGDGSYALTGTKIFISAGEHDLSENIIHLVLARIEGAPAGTKGISLFVVPKFLVGPDGTVGARNGVSCGAIEHKMGIHGNATCVMNYDGATGWLVGEANRGLNAMFVMMNEARLAVGIQGLGQSEVAYQNAVAYARDRLQGRALTGAKAPEKPADPIIVHPDVRRTLLTIRAFNEAARALVIWTALQADIAHRSEDPAARQAAEDHMGLLTPVVKGVLTDRGFANAVDAQQMFGGHGYIEEWGMSQFVRDARIAQIYEGANGIQAMDLVGRKLPRDGGRAMMRFLAEVEGFCKENAEDESLKVFCAPLMKSLGHLQQATMWLMQNAMAKPDNAGAAATDYMHLMGLVALGYMWGRIAKATAEKKRSGDGIAERLDARLATGRFYVERVLPETGTRLARISAGSDAVMAVPAELF; encoded by the coding sequence ATGCCGAGCTACAAGGCGCCGGTGGAGGACGTGCTGTTCCTCCTCAACGACGTGTTCGGGATCGCGCGCTACAGCAACCTGCCCGGCTTCGCCGAGGCGACGCCCGACGTGGTCGAGGCGGTGATCGCCGAGGGCGCGAAGCTTTGCGAGGAGGTGCTGGCGCCGCTCAACCGCGTCGGCGACCTCGAGGGCTGCACCCGCCATCCGGACGGCAGCGTGACGACGCCCAAGGGCTTCAAGGCCGGCTACGACGCCTATGCGGGCGGCGGCTGGATGGGCCTGTCGATGCCGGCCGAGTATGGCGGCCAGGGCCTGCCCCACACCCTCAACAGCGTGATGCAGGAATTCGTCTCCGGCGCCAACACCGCGCTCGGGATGTATCCGGGCCTGACCCAGGGCGCGATGGCGGCCCTGCTGGTCCACGGCTCCGAGGAGCAGAAGCGGACCTACCTGCCCAAGATGATCGAGGGCATCTGGACCGGCACGATGAACCTGACCGAGCCGCATTGCGGCACGGATCTCGGCCTGCTCAAGACCAAGGCGGTCCCGAACGGCGACGGCTCCTATGCGCTCACCGGCACCAAGATCTTCATCTCGGCCGGCGAGCACGACCTGTCGGAGAACATCATCCACCTGGTGCTCGCCCGGATCGAGGGCGCGCCGGCGGGCACCAAGGGCATCTCGCTCTTCGTGGTGCCGAAGTTCCTGGTCGGGCCGGACGGGACGGTGGGGGCCCGCAACGGCGTGTCCTGCGGCGCCATCGAGCACAAGATGGGCATCCACGGCAACGCCACCTGCGTGATGAACTACGACGGAGCCACCGGCTGGCTCGTCGGCGAGGCCAATCGCGGCCTCAACGCGATGTTCGTGATGATGAACGAGGCCCGCCTCGCCGTCGGCATCCAGGGCCTCGGCCAGTCCGAGGTGGCCTACCAGAACGCCGTCGCCTATGCCCGCGACCGGCTCCAGGGCCGGGCGCTCACCGGCGCCAAGGCGCCCGAGAAGCCCGCAGACCCGATCATCGTCCATCCGGACGTGCGGCGGACGCTGCTCACCATCCGCGCCTTCAACGAGGCCGCCCGGGCGCTCGTGATCTGGACCGCGCTCCAGGCCGACATCGCCCACCGCTCCGAGGACCCGGCTGCCCGCCAGGCGGCGGAGGACCACATGGGCCTGCTCACCCCGGTGGTGAAGGGCGTGCTGACCGACCGGGGCTTCGCCAACGCGGTCGATGCCCAGCAGATGTTCGGCGGCCACGGCTACATCGAGGAATGGGGGATGTCGCAATTCGTGCGCGACGCCCGCATCGCCCAGATCTACGAGGGCGCCAACGGCATCCAGGCGATGGACTTGGTCGGCCGGAAATTGCCGCGTGACGGCGGCCGGGCGATGATGCGCTTCCTCGCCGAGGTCGAGGGCTTCTGCAAGGAGAACGCCGAGGACGAGAGCCTCAAGGTCTTCTGCGCTCCCCTGATGAAGAGCCTCGGCCACCTGCAGCAGGCGACGATGTGGCTGATGCAGAACGCCATGGCCAAGCCCGACAATGCGGGCGCGGCGGCGACCGACTACATGCACCTGATGGGCCTCGTCGCCCTGGGCTATATGTGGGGCCGGATCGCCAAGGCCACGGCCGAGAAGAAGCGGTCCGGCGACGGCATCGCCGAGCGCCTCGACGCCCGGCTCGCCACCGGCCGGTTCTACGTCGAGCGCGTCCTGCCGGAGACCGGCACCCGGCTGGCCCGGATCTCGGCCGGGTCCGACGCCGTCATGGCGGTGCCGGCGGAGCTGTTCTAG
- a CDS encoding acetyl-CoA C-acetyltransferase, whose translation MPDAYIYDHVRTPRGRGKPDGSLHEVTALRLAETALRALKDRNSLDTRLVDDIVLGCVDPVGEAGGDIARAAALVADYGDHVPGVQINRFCASGLDAVNFAAAQVMSGQHDMAVGGGVESMSRVGLGASGGAWPVDPAIAIKSYFMPQGVSADLIATKYGFSRDECDAYAVESQKRAARSWQDGRFKPSVVPVRDVNGLTLLAHDEHMRPSTDMQSLAALKPSFVQMGQMGGFDAVAVDAHPDVEAVEHVHHAGNSSGIVDGAAAVLIGSKEAGASAGLKPRARIRAFANIGSDPALMLTGPVDVTRKVLKRAGMSVSDIDLFEVNEAFAAVVLRFLQAFAVDPAKVNVNGGTIALGHPLGATGAMILGTVLDELERTGKQTALVTLCIGAGMGTATIIERV comes from the coding sequence ATGCCCGACGCCTACATCTACGACCACGTCCGCACGCCCCGCGGCCGCGGCAAGCCCGACGGCTCGCTGCACGAGGTGACGGCGCTCCGCCTCGCCGAGACGGCGCTCCGCGCCCTCAAGGACCGCAACTCCCTCGACACCAGGCTCGTCGACGACATCGTGCTCGGCTGCGTCGACCCGGTCGGCGAGGCCGGCGGCGACATCGCGCGCGCCGCGGCCCTCGTGGCCGATTACGGCGACCACGTGCCGGGCGTGCAGATCAACCGGTTCTGCGCCTCGGGCCTCGACGCGGTGAACTTCGCCGCGGCCCAGGTGATGAGCGGCCAGCACGACATGGCGGTCGGCGGCGGCGTCGAATCGATGAGCCGCGTCGGCCTCGGCGCCTCCGGCGGCGCCTGGCCGGTCGACCCGGCCATCGCCATCAAGTCGTACTTCATGCCGCAGGGCGTCTCGGCCGACCTGATCGCCACCAAGTACGGCTTCTCCCGCGACGAATGCGACGCCTACGCGGTCGAGTCGCAGAAGCGCGCCGCCCGCTCCTGGCAGGACGGCCGGTTCAAGCCGTCGGTGGTGCCGGTGCGCGACGTCAACGGCCTGACGCTGCTCGCCCATGACGAGCACATGCGGCCGAGCACCGACATGCAGTCGCTGGCGGCCCTCAAGCCCTCCTTCGTCCAGATGGGCCAGATGGGCGGCTTCGACGCGGTCGCGGTCGACGCGCATCCGGACGTCGAGGCGGTGGAGCACGTCCATCACGCCGGCAATTCGTCCGGCATCGTCGACGGCGCCGCCGCGGTGCTGATCGGCTCGAAGGAGGCCGGGGCCTCGGCGGGCCTGAAGCCCCGCGCCCGCATCCGGGCATTCGCCAATATCGGCTCGGACCCGGCCCTGATGCTCACCGGCCCGGTCGACGTGACCCGCAAGGTGCTCAAGCGCGCCGGGATGAGCGTCAGTGACATCGACCTGTTCGAGGTCAACGAGGCCTTCGCGGCGGTGGTGCTGCGCTTCCTCCAGGCCTTCGCGGTCGATCCCGCCAAGGTCAACGTCAATGGCGGCACGATCGCGCTGGGCCACCCCCTCGGCGCCACCGGCGCGATGATCCTCGGCACCGTCCTCGACGAGTTGGAGCGCACGGGCAAGCAGACCGCCCTCGTGACCTTGTGCATCGGCGCCGGCATGGGCACCGCCACGATCATCGAGCGGGTGTGA